The Cucumis melo cultivar AY chromosome 9, USDA_Cmelo_AY_1.0, whole genome shotgun sequence genome includes the window AGTATACTAGTTGAACTACATGGTCATGTGAGAGAGATCGTATTACGTTTGGACGTCattatttttttacaacaaCCACAAGATAATGAGAGATTAAGTCATCGATCTCTAAGAAAGTAATATATACCATACCTAATATACCACCGAGCCAAGCCCATTTTGACCGACGTTATTGTTATTGGTTATATATATGAATTTAcgtatattaataataaaaataatgataatattttGTCATAGGTGAcggaaaaagaaatataaaaatatgaGACACACCCTTATAATATGGTATGCATGTGACAGCCAAGTTAGGGAGAGAGAATGAGAGAGATCCATATCATGGGATGGGTCCACGAAACCTCCCTTCCATGACAAAAATATACAgcaaaatttctttttttttttttcttttcttcttcttcttcttcttcttatttatttatttttattttctcatctctctctcttttaccTAAAATTCGCTGTCTTTCAGACTTCTCTGCCTCCACACTTCCAAAATCCATCTCTTCTCACCATGAGAGTGAGagcctcttcttcttcttcttcttatcttTCTCTCTAATTTGATCAATCTCAATCTAACTCACAAAATACTATTGAGATCTAGCATGCATTGCCATTCCTATGGCTTCTCCTCATCACCATTCCCATAGTTTCATGTTCCAATCCCGTCCCGCTCCCGATCATCATGAATACGTCCCCTCCGCTTCCTTCAACACCATCCCTTCCTGCCCTCCTCACCTCTACTTTCACGGTCTTTCTACTCttccttcttcctcttttcttgttttcctACGGTTGCAGACCCataaatttttttctctaatGACATTCTATCTTTCTCAATTCTAAAAAgttcgatttttttttataaattagaCCAGGAGAATTACTGTATATATATGATCATATTTTTCTTCTAGGATATTTGGGGTTTGAGAATGAGAATGTTATGATTGTGTTATCCTAGTTGAGTGGTTTGAGTGCACTATTGAACTTTCTTTTTCATTAGTTTTTTTCTGTTAAAAGGAAAAGTAACAACATTATCGCTCTTATCTTTTGGTtgttctctttctttcttctttttctttgttttgcattagatgatataatattaaaaatacttTTCGAACATAAACTTTTAAGTTAATTTATAGTTCAGCATGATACTAAAGCACGTGGCTTAGGAAGTCCAGCATTAACCCATCTGTTTAAACTTAGAGTTGATTCATCTAACACTGTTTTGCTTTGCATGCATTTCCATACAAATTTAGATGACAATAGATTTGATTTTGAAGTATGGTTTGTgtggtttaatttaattagtattGTGTAATTTATAGATGGGGTTGTTCCGGTGATGATGAAGAGATCGATGTCATTTTCGGGAGTTGAGAACGGGTGCGAGGATGTGAACGGCGACGAAGGGTTGTCGGACGACGGATTGGCGTtgggagagaagaagaagagattaaATTTAGAGCAAGTGAAGGCATTGGAGAAGAGTTTTGAGGTAGGGAATAAGCTTGAGCCAGAGAGGAAAATGCAATTAGCCAAAGCATTGGGGTTGCAACCAAGACAAATTGCTATTTGGTTTCAGAACAGAAGAGCCAGATGGAAAACTAAGCAATTGGAAAGAGACTATGAGGTGTTGAAGAAACAGTTTGAAGCTCTTAAAGCTGACAATGATGTACTTCAAGCTCAAAATACCAAACTCCATGCAGAggtaataaaaaacaaaataacatTACATTCAAATCCGTCATCTTCCTCCATTGctaatcatttaattttttaaaaagaaattaagtttatttctacTTAGTATTTTTTACGACcattttcatcttttcttttaagTAATAAAAacttttagtgaaatttaaaaaaaaattacttttcaaaaactattttttatcaAAGTTTGGTTTGTATTTTTATAACATTAACCAAAATCACATAAGAATAAATTTAGAGGGGGAAAGAATGTTTTATagaattatttttctaaaaaagaatcaaaatcgataatcatttcatttttttttttagtttttgaaaaataaagttattTTCTATAAATTTCTCAAGAATGTTTTGTAGATTTATTAAATACAAAAATTGAGTTCTTACTCAAATTGTATAAAAATactaattattttagttttcaaaattaaatactatGAACGAAAAACGCCGCATGGGATTAATGTAATATATGTTGCACTTGATCAATGTTTATTTTCATTATAATCCAAGTTTAAAATACTAGTACGAACCAAAAATTTTAAGATCTTGACTTATAAACGATGTGAGTTAATAATGGAACCGAGTGttttaacttttcaaaaataaaaaacagaaaatcaaataattattgaATGGGGCTTAGTTTTTTaaacttgtttttctttttttttttttactatctATTTACAACTATATATTTTCATCTGATTAACACCTTTGAATTCAGAGTCATATTccaaatacaatttttttttttattaaaaaaaccaTTCCTTAATTAACAAATCCAAAGAATAATTAATGCAATAAATTTCAAAAGGGAAAGTGGAATTTAGCTATCTGTTCAAAATTCCTGAATTTGTGGGTTATTAAAATTGGCTcaaggaaaaataataattctttCTATTTACCCCTAGTCGGTATAAGGGATCCTTATTAACCTAATTTTATTGAGAGTGTgcattaatatatatttatatttgtttaaatatactatgaattgaaaatttattaAGTAAATA containing:
- the LOC103498474 gene encoding homeobox-leucine zipper protein ATHB-20-like, producing the protein MASPHHHSHSFMFQSRPAPDHHEYVPSASFNTIPSCPPHLYFHDGVVPVMMKRSMSFSGVENGCEDVNGDEGLSDDGLALGEKKKRLNLEQVKALEKSFEVGNKLEPERKMQLAKALGLQPRQIAIWFQNRRARWKTKQLERDYEVLKKQFEALKADNDVLQAQNTKLHAELLALKTKDSGETVGGGGATMNLKKENERCWSSDNSCDINLDISNTQTPIGGSGGRACSQPGMIKDLFPSAAFRSAAITQLLQHGSSRSTVDQHPQVIQEESFSQMFNGIEEQQQTAAAAGFWPWSSDQNSHFH